In Myxococcus stipitatus, the following are encoded in one genomic region:
- a CDS encoding DUF6600 domain-containing protein: MRPWTTKPSHWLRNGGLCASAMLLAAGCAGAQEEYGPQVTATSPTLGSPVSTFRDVLSPYGAWVQLPDIGWVWQPSASVVGDDFIPYSTGGQWMMSDWGWTFQTDWAWGWAPFHYGRWFLQPSVGWVWWPDDEWAPSWVDWRWGDGFVGWVPLAPPGFNVGLGISWNFVSVQDFSRPNVGRYVVARDRVPVILQRTEPAGERVMGRTGEWNRGPSATAVTQVTGQPVPRAHLAAPPTAHPPITHPESHPAQPPPPHEHAAQAAPPAHPAPSAPPAHPAPTAPPAHPTPPPAPPEHHTAPPAPPAPAAHPTPPPAPPAHPVAPPAPPEHHMSPPIEEHPEPRPTPPPTERPAEPPAAPHVAPHAEPHEAPPHGR; this comes from the coding sequence ATGCGCCCCTGGACGACCAAACCCTCTCACTGGCTCCGGAATGGGGGCCTGTGTGCGAGCGCCATGCTGCTCGCCGCGGGCTGCGCGGGCGCCCAGGAGGAGTACGGCCCTCAGGTGACAGCGACTTCACCGACCCTGGGCAGCCCCGTCTCCACGTTCCGCGACGTGCTGTCACCCTATGGCGCCTGGGTCCAGCTTCCAGACATTGGCTGGGTCTGGCAGCCCTCGGCCTCCGTGGTGGGAGACGACTTCATTCCCTACTCCACGGGTGGCCAATGGATGATGAGCGACTGGGGTTGGACGTTCCAGACGGACTGGGCCTGGGGCTGGGCGCCCTTCCACTATGGCCGCTGGTTCCTCCAGCCCTCCGTGGGCTGGGTGTGGTGGCCCGATGACGAGTGGGCGCCGTCCTGGGTGGACTGGCGCTGGGGAGATGGCTTCGTGGGTTGGGTGCCACTCGCGCCCCCGGGATTCAACGTGGGCCTGGGCATCTCCTGGAACTTCGTGAGCGTGCAGGACTTCTCGCGCCCCAACGTGGGCCGCTATGTGGTGGCGAGGGACCGGGTCCCCGTCATCCTCCAGCGGACCGAGCCCGCCGGTGAGCGGGTGATGGGCCGCACGGGAGAGTGGAACCGGGGGCCCTCCGCCACCGCCGTCACCCAGGTCACCGGGCAGCCCGTGCCTCGCGCGCACCTGGCCGCGCCGCCCACCGCCCATCCCCCCATCACGCATCCCGAGTCCCACCCGGCCCAGCCCCCGCCTCCGCATGAACACGCGGCGCAGGCCGCTCCACCGGCACACCCCGCCCCCTCCGCTCCACCGGCACACCCCGCCCCCACCGCTCCGCCGGCACACCCCACGCCTCCGCCCGCTCCACCAGAGCACCACACGGCGCCACCAGCGCCCCCCGCTCCGGCGGCACACCCCACGCCTCCGCCCGCTCCACCGGCGCACCCCGTGGCTCCGCCCGCTCCACCGGAGCACCACATGAGTCCGCCCATCGAGGAGCACCCCGAGCCAAGGCCCACGCCTCCACCCACCGAGCGCCCGGCCGAGCCCCCCGCCGCGCCTCACGTCGCGCCTCACGCCGAACCCCACGAGGCGCCCCCACACGGCCGTTGA
- a CDS encoding DUF4388 domain-containing protein, translating to MAQVRKILIADPDLESVRALSRALRTKGYQVHYAPDGSRALEVAVLRHPDLTLFDEGCRLLEARTFIQILRTNPRTEDIPVVLTTSSFDGDRYRGLRDGYLRKPFNLDEVLSRIEHIFRRNEAAKDLKVEQQEIEGSLSQLSIPDLMQLLGMNRRSGKLSLERGNERGEIHVAEGRPVNAKLGRVEGEKALFRLLAWSDGTFTFSPGGSPARARINRAMDDALLEGMRQSDEVNRLIPGLPPRHTRLMLAPDVDLQQDQHPVTAQVVGLLRQPRALGEVLDLAPATDLEVLGVLSTLIQRGVAKPADADGSDANANELLGAAEVHALRGRILRTKAPAKVATAKIFVCGSGASAARRVMARVPGLEALSAEPTAVKSGFGTLGRLVLSEVLRLDFCTLPPAEAARPLWRPFSAGAVGALLMDVSEPAVGLAHYLAWEARMPIVVVGAEVPAALQGAPAGALGVVDDLGEALRALLVQALNPAPMLPGVPQVQRASASGA from the coding sequence GTGGCCCAGGTCCGCAAGATTCTCATCGCCGACCCCGACCTCGAGTCCGTGCGGGCGTTGTCCCGCGCGCTGCGCACGAAGGGGTATCAGGTGCACTACGCGCCGGATGGCTCGCGCGCGTTGGAGGTGGCGGTGCTGCGCCACCCGGACCTCACGCTCTTCGACGAGGGCTGCCGGCTCCTGGAGGCGCGCACCTTCATCCAGATTCTGCGCACCAACCCGCGCACCGAGGACATCCCGGTGGTGCTCACCACGTCGAGCTTCGACGGGGACCGCTACCGGGGCCTTCGCGACGGCTACCTGCGCAAGCCCTTCAACCTGGACGAGGTGCTCAGCCGCATCGAGCACATCTTCCGGCGCAACGAGGCGGCCAAGGACCTCAAGGTCGAGCAGCAGGAGATTGAAGGCTCGCTCAGCCAGCTCAGCATTCCGGACCTGATGCAGCTGCTCGGGATGAACCGGCGCAGCGGGAAGCTGTCCCTGGAGCGCGGCAACGAGCGCGGCGAAATCCACGTGGCGGAAGGCCGCCCCGTGAACGCGAAGCTGGGCCGGGTGGAAGGGGAGAAGGCGCTCTTCCGCCTCCTGGCGTGGAGCGACGGCACCTTCACGTTCTCACCCGGAGGCAGCCCGGCGAGAGCACGCATCAACCGCGCGATGGACGACGCGCTGCTGGAAGGCATGCGCCAGTCGGACGAGGTGAACCGGTTGATTCCGGGCCTGCCTCCGCGCCACACGCGGCTGATGCTGGCGCCGGACGTGGACCTCCAGCAGGACCAGCACCCGGTGACGGCGCAGGTGGTGGGGCTCTTGCGTCAGCCGCGCGCGCTCGGCGAGGTGCTCGACCTGGCGCCCGCCACGGACCTGGAAGTGCTGGGCGTGCTGTCCACGCTCATTCAGCGCGGGGTGGCGAAGCCCGCGGACGCGGATGGCTCGGACGCGAACGCCAATGAGTTGCTCGGGGCCGCGGAGGTGCATGCGCTGCGAGGCCGCATCCTTCGCACCAAGGCGCCCGCGAAGGTCGCCACCGCGAAAATCTTCGTGTGTGGCAGCGGCGCCTCCGCGGCGCGCCGGGTGATGGCGCGGGTGCCGGGGCTGGAGGCGCTGTCGGCCGAGCCCACCGCGGTGAAGAGCGGCTTCGGGACGCTGGGCCGGCTGGTGTTGAGCGAGGTGCTGCGCCTGGACTTCTGCACGCTGCCTCCCGCGGAGGCGGCCAGGCCCTTGTGGCGCCCCTTCAGCGCGGGCGCGGTGGGCGCGCTCTTGATGGATGTGTCGGAGCCCGCGGTGGGGCTCGCGCACTATCTGGCGTGGGAGGCGCGGATGCCCATCGTCGTGGTGGGCGCGGAAGTCCCCGCGGCGCTCCAGGGGGCTCCCGCGGGGGCGCTCGGCGTGGTGGACGACCTGGGCGAGGCGCTGAGGGCCCTGCTGGTGCAGGCGCTCAACCCCGCGCCCATGCTCCCCGGAGTGCCCCAGGTCCAGCGGGCCAGCGCCTCCGGGGCGTGA
- a CDS encoding GGDEF domain-containing response regulator → MAGPILVVDDDLFFRQLASDMLARHGHRVVSVENGTQALEEAARTQFDLVITDVVMPGVDGFALTARLRERDPDQEVILVSQRTDVKGSEMALRSGAADCLGKPVDEADLVLAVDRALERAALRRERAQLRDENLEFARFHNLHQRCLELISQSDLEWLQERIISELSAVCDSQSAALWVLDDRGDLVLRAYRGLLDKQFLAEKMNPEGPLATRLKDAQPWFARDERSVVLYVPLMASGEIVGLAQLSDPLAGDFRPEHSRDARVLADFAAVGVKNGRRMMALQRLGLRDRETAAYNLSYFTDYASKEIYKARRYGRTFSLLTFSIDNLPLVRVRQGAADAKKAVRGIIRALSKIIRDSDVIAKASDQEFYLLLPETDFFGAMMFVRRAVAAVREEPEVQDVETRLPLALVGGASTFPKDGEDFDELVHRCRRRMDERRASLQRRLMLDGLPFWDEVDLLLGTPNSPKLPVDDRAEPSRRGKVADVLFDELQAEIARELMRDPGSRGLLYVGGPEIRADLPIAAGLESAPPDLSSRIYLLGRRVDLESHPALTPVFLEGDERVSRHEFILWLSESAAYALIQRRGRGATWGFHTSDTAVVDGLISKLQAEYDLQPY, encoded by the coding sequence GTGGCCGGTCCTATTCTCGTCGTTGACGACGACCTGTTCTTCCGCCAGCTCGCCAGCGACATGCTGGCCCGTCATGGGCACCGCGTCGTCTCCGTGGAGAACGGCACCCAGGCGCTCGAGGAGGCCGCGCGCACCCAGTTCGACCTGGTCATCACCGACGTGGTCATGCCCGGGGTGGACGGCTTCGCGCTCACCGCGCGCCTGCGTGAGCGAGACCCGGACCAGGAGGTCATCCTGGTCAGCCAGCGCACGGACGTGAAGGGCTCGGAGATGGCGCTGCGCTCGGGCGCGGCGGACTGTCTGGGCAAACCCGTGGACGAGGCGGACCTGGTGCTCGCGGTGGACCGGGCCCTGGAGCGCGCCGCCCTGCGCCGTGAGCGCGCGCAGCTGCGCGACGAGAACCTGGAGTTCGCCCGCTTCCACAACCTTCACCAGCGCTGCCTCGAGCTCATCTCCCAGTCGGACCTGGAGTGGCTCCAGGAGCGCATCATCTCGGAGCTGTCCGCGGTGTGCGACTCGCAGAGCGCCGCGCTGTGGGTGCTCGACGACCGGGGAGACCTGGTGCTGCGCGCGTACCGGGGGCTGCTCGACAAGCAGTTCCTCGCCGAGAAGATGAACCCGGAGGGTCCCCTGGCCACGCGGCTGAAGGATGCCCAGCCGTGGTTCGCCCGGGATGAGCGCTCGGTGGTGCTGTACGTGCCGCTGATGGCGTCGGGAGAAATCGTCGGCCTCGCGCAGCTCTCGGACCCGCTGGCGGGGGACTTCCGCCCCGAGCATTCGCGGGACGCTCGAGTGCTCGCGGACTTCGCCGCGGTGGGCGTGAAGAACGGCCGCCGGATGATGGCGCTCCAGCGGCTGGGGCTCCGGGACCGCGAGACGGCGGCCTACAACCTCAGCTACTTCACCGACTACGCCTCCAAGGAGATCTACAAGGCGCGGCGCTATGGCCGGACCTTCTCGCTGTTGACCTTCTCCATCGACAACCTGCCGCTGGTGCGCGTGCGCCAGGGCGCGGCGGACGCGAAGAAGGCGGTGCGCGGCATCATCCGCGCGCTGAGCAAGATCATCCGCGACTCGGACGTCATCGCGAAGGCGAGCGACCAGGAGTTCTACCTGCTCCTGCCGGAGACGGACTTCTTCGGCGCGATGATGTTCGTGCGCCGCGCGGTCGCCGCCGTGCGCGAGGAGCCCGAGGTGCAGGACGTGGAGACGCGCCTGCCGCTGGCCCTCGTGGGGGGGGCGAGCACCTTCCCCAAGGACGGCGAGGACTTCGACGAGCTGGTGCACCGCTGCCGCCGCCGCATGGACGAGCGCCGCGCGTCGCTCCAGCGGCGGCTGATGCTGGACGGGTTGCCCTTCTGGGACGAGGTGGACCTGCTGCTCGGCACGCCCAACAGCCCCAAGCTCCCGGTGGATGACCGCGCGGAGCCCAGCCGCCGGGGCAAGGTGGCGGACGTCCTCTTCGACGAACTCCAGGCGGAGATTGCCCGGGAGCTGATGCGCGACCCGGGCTCGCGGGGCCTGTTGTACGTGGGCGGGCCGGAGATTCGCGCGGACCTGCCCATCGCCGCGGGGCTGGAGTCGGCGCCGCCGGACCTGTCGTCGCGCATCTACCTGCTGGGTCGCCGGGTGGACCTGGAGTCGCATCCCGCGCTGACGCCCGTGTTCCTGGAGGGCGACGAGCGCGTGTCCCGGCACGAGTTCATCCTCTGGCTCTCGGAGAGCGCCGCCTACGCGCTCATCCAGCGGCGGGGGCGGGGCGCGACGTGGGGGTTCCACACCTCGGACACCGCGGTGGTGGACGGGCTCATCTCCAAGCTGCAGGCCGAGTACGACCTGCAGCCCTACTGA
- a CDS encoding ferritin-like domain-containing protein, which produces MSETQPFVSNLQEIRRRAREHLEEGALTENYEGDVTTTLKLLNDALATEIVCVLRYTSNYIAAVGINSDAVKDEFGEHAREEQEHAMRLAERINQLGGRANFNPDGLMERSSSQFVEGQNLVDMIRENLVAERIAIETYRDMIRFFADRDPTTRRLLEDILAKEEEHANDMHDLLVAHQGRPMLNN; this is translated from the coding sequence ATGTCCGAGACACAGCCCTTCGTGAGCAACCTCCAGGAGATTCGCCGCCGCGCTCGTGAGCACCTGGAGGAAGGCGCCCTCACCGAGAACTACGAAGGCGATGTGACGACCACGCTCAAGCTGTTGAACGATGCGCTCGCCACGGAAATCGTCTGCGTGCTGCGCTACACGTCGAACTACATCGCGGCCGTGGGAATCAACAGCGACGCGGTGAAGGACGAGTTCGGCGAGCACGCCCGCGAGGAGCAGGAGCACGCCATGCGGCTCGCGGAGCGCATCAACCAGCTCGGGGGACGCGCGAACTTCAACCCCGACGGGCTGATGGAGCGCAGCTCCAGCCAGTTCGTCGAGGGGCAGAACCTGGTCGACATGATTCGAGAGAACCTGGTGGCGGAGCGCATCGCCATCGAGACGTACCGCGACATGATTCGCTTCTTCGCGGACCGGGACCCCACCACGCGGCGGCTCCTCGAGGACATCCTCGCCAAGGAAGAGGAGCACGCCAACGACATGCATGACCTGCTGGTGGCCCACCAGGGCCGCCCCATGCTCAACAACTGA
- a CDS encoding FBP domain-containing protein, whose translation MFRFESDRDLIQSFRPRDRRVMEMPRGITFPLFVRDYLAWTETSGARVYLIFSAPGSHKPIGIIFRRDSMGGENVSRLCDWCHHYGASSEVTLLTTDVSSKRRVGVILCADLRCRERLEDAANRSGRHTLEALEQLRARMFRFAHEALGIEAKPAA comes from the coding sequence GTGTTCCGATTCGAGTCCGACCGGGACCTCATCCAGTCCTTTCGTCCCAGAGACCGCCGCGTCATGGAGATGCCGCGGGGCATCACCTTCCCGTTGTTCGTGCGGGATTACCTCGCCTGGACGGAGACCTCGGGTGCCCGGGTGTATTTGATTTTCTCCGCGCCCGGCAGCCACAAGCCCATTGGCATCATCTTCCGGCGCGACTCGATGGGCGGAGAGAACGTCTCCCGCCTGTGCGATTGGTGCCATCACTACGGCGCGTCGAGCGAGGTGACCCTGCTCACCACGGACGTCAGCAGCAAGCGCCGGGTGGGGGTCATCCTCTGCGCGGACCTGCGTTGCCGGGAGCGGCTGGAGGACGCGGCGAACCGCTCGGGCCGGCACACCCTCGAGGCGCTGGAGCAGCTGCGCGCCCGCATGTTCCGCTTCGCGCACGAGGCGCTCGGCATCGAGGCCAAGCCCGCCGCTTGA
- a CDS encoding fatty acid desaturase family protein — protein MDRAPLPSSKELISRTRPFAAQDTARSGWNLAFTYAALAAAVALAVAAPWWPLRVLGGVLEALVLIRAFILFHDAMHGALLPSSRWARVLFHVQGILTLTPARIWNDTHNHHHANTARLAADAAGTFVTWTTEQWRQASGWQRLGYRVERHPVTLLFGYVTAFLYSLCLAPFVKNPKRYWTSGLALGVHVALSVVLCVFLGPAVYLFAFVGPLFLAYALGTYLFYAQHNFDDVHILPEAHWTHSDAALEASSYLRCGKVMAWFTGNIGYHHVHHLNPRIPFYRLPEAMAAIPELQQPHVTTLSPRDVLRCLRLNLWDPDLGRMVRYRDAWARG, from the coding sequence ATGGACCGAGCCCCGCTGCCGTCGAGCAAGGAGCTCATCTCCCGGACCCGTCCCTTCGCCGCGCAGGATACAGCGCGTTCGGGATGGAACCTGGCCTTCACCTATGCCGCGCTGGCGGCGGCCGTGGCGCTGGCGGTGGCCGCGCCCTGGTGGCCCCTGCGTGTGCTGGGCGGTGTCCTGGAGGCGCTCGTCCTCATCCGCGCCTTCATCCTCTTCCACGACGCGATGCATGGCGCGCTGCTGCCCTCGTCGCGCTGGGCGAGGGTGCTGTTCCATGTGCAGGGCATCCTCACGCTCACGCCCGCGCGCATCTGGAATGACACACACAACCATCACCACGCCAACACCGCGCGGCTGGCCGCGGACGCGGCGGGCACCTTCGTGACGTGGACGACCGAGCAGTGGCGTCAGGCGTCCGGCTGGCAGCGGCTGGGCTACCGCGTGGAGCGCCACCCGGTGACGCTCCTGTTCGGCTACGTCACCGCCTTCCTCTACAGCCTGTGCCTGGCGCCCTTCGTGAAGAACCCGAAGCGCTACTGGACGTCGGGCCTCGCGCTGGGCGTTCATGTGGCCCTGTCGGTGGTGCTCTGTGTCTTCCTGGGCCCGGCCGTCTATCTGTTCGCCTTCGTGGGCCCGCTGTTCCTGGCCTACGCGCTGGGCACGTACCTGTTCTACGCGCAGCACAACTTCGACGACGTCCACATCCTGCCAGAGGCCCACTGGACACACTCGGACGCGGCGCTGGAGGCCTCCAGCTATCTGCGCTGCGGCAAGGTGATGGCGTGGTTCACCGGCAACATCGGCTACCACCACGTGCACCACCTCAATCCGCGCATCCCGTTCTACCGGCTGCCGGAGGCCATGGCCGCCATCCCCGAGCTCCAGCAGCCCCACGTCACGACGCTGAGCCCTCGGGATGTCCTTCGCTGCCTGCGATTGAACCTGTGGGACCCGGACCTGGGGCGGATGGTGCGCTACCGCGACGCCTGGGCGCGGGGCTGA